From the Mya arenaria isolate MELC-2E11 chromosome 17, ASM2691426v1 genome, the window ACTCGTCTTGAGATAAACTTGTGTAAAATTCGTACTAGAATAAGGAGGCTCATGTTTTTCCCCAACAGCAACATAGTAACTTTTTATTCCTGAACAATGGTCCTGAAACCCATGCCACGAAATTCCTAGAGATGTGACGGATGATTGGTATGCAACGTTTTTATACGcatttgtattataaacaaCGCCATCTGATGGTGGGGTCGTATCGATTATGAATCCGTCCGACGAAACCGAAGTGTGAAGTCCTGCAGTATTCACGGCAGTGACAGTAAAATAGTATCTAACGGCGTGCTCCAAAGTCAGATTACCGatggaaatatttgttttcaatcccatattttctgatttaaatACGTCATCAACTGAaacaaatgtaacattttacaacaacaaTCTCATTATCAAAACCTTATTAAAACGAAATTAgcttattttgtaaacaatgattAATGCTAAAGATTTCAACAGCTGCTATTATTATGTACCATTCGGTGAAGCTCCTAAAGCAACCAAGTAATGATGTATATCGCTTTGCTGCTCACTAAAGACCCCGGACCAACAAGCCGAAATCTGACCGGTCCAATATATGAAGTCAAGGTCTGTTGAACAATCGTCCATTCCTTCGATGATATATCGTCCTCTACGCACATTTGGGGGAGTAAGATCAATTTTAATAGATTCCGACGTAAATATGGCGAATTTACTTGGTCCATACCATGTTTTAACGTAAATGTCGTAGAGCTCGCCATGAATAAGAGATCTGTTAATGGGCAAGCAGTGAACAAATTCTTGTCGTAAACCTATATCAACCCAGGGAAACTCCTTTTGTAAATCGAAAATCCCTTCTCCGTGCGGCTGATTATGAATTCCAATACTCCACTCAAATCTATGAATGTCTGGATCCTTTCTCGAGTGTTCGATCTTGGTCCAGTGCCCGGCAAGACAAGCTGATGATGCCGTTAAAGTCAAAGGCTTGGAGTGAAGGCCTCCAAAAACTACAAACCGTGTCAAGTCGCTATCAGTCGAGTTAAATGCATCAATCTCGACGCAGGACATATTTGTTTCAGCTTCAATACATGGTTTTCCAACTACAGCGCATGTGCAGTCCTTGTTGCAAAAATGAACGTCACAAGAGTGCTTCTCTAGTTCGAGTATTCCCCGctgattttcaatattaacGGAAGATGGCATACTTGACAATGCAAATAGGGATACACGTGCAACCGAGCTGTTTAATCCTACACTGTTTGTAGTCCAGACAGAAACTATAATAAGATCATCAGGTTTTAAAGCTTCTTGAAGTGTGAAATTGCCATGTTGTTCAACAGAAGAGTTTTCATGGTTTTGGATAAGGACACCACCGGACAGTTCCTGCTTGCTGAAATATCTTGAAACAGTAACATAATATCTATCTATACCAGACTCTTGATCGTAGAAACCATACCAAGTTATGGAAACATTGGAGTGGAGTCCACTGGTATCTCTATAATTTTCCCAAAGCATTTGTGGTTTTAGACCACCCTGATGTGGGGGAGTAGAGTCGataagaatatcatttgttCTCTCTGTTGAGCATAGGCCTGCTGCGTTACAACtagtaataacaataaaataattgtcgCCATTGTGCAGCCAATTACGTCCATCTAAGTTAATAGTGTAGTGTTTTTCTGATCCAATATGTACTCTTTCAAAAGGAGTGTGTCCTTCATGATGGGTAAACAGAGATAATTCGTGATTGAGTATCGGGCTTTCGTCATCTAAAAATTCCCAAAACACACTTATAATTGACTTTTCCCATTGAGCAGAGTTGTTCGTTATTGTGTTATACTCAAGCATTATTGAAGGCTTGATTCTGTTGTAAGGTGCAGTTATGTCCACGAGAATCGCATCAGATGCACTTGAAACGTTCATTCCGACTCCATTGAAGGCCCAAACAGTTGCAAAAATAGGCATATTTATTGGCAGAGATATATTCGACTTAATCATATAAGACTGAAGAAGGGCATTGGATGTAGGAACAATATCGCACATGCTTTTCTGACGTCCTAAACACACTTCAAAATGATTAATATCTGACTGAGGATCCTCAAATCCAGCCCATTGTATTCTCAGTGAAGTACTGCAAATAACATTAAACTATAATTAAGTGATCGTttgaaaatatctttaatattattgttttaatgttaaagtgTGTGGACTTGCATGAAAACCGCTTATTAAAATcgtgttgaatatttttattttatactaaCTTTAATGGTAAATATCGGCTGTGTCGAACACCAGACCCAGCTTGTACACGGCCCATGATTGGTGGCGAATTGTCTAGTATAATTCCATCTGAGGATTTTTGTGTACAAAGGCCAGCTTTATTACAGCTCTGTACTGTTGTGTAATATTTTTCTCCTGTGATAAACGGACCATTCCACATTATATCTGAAAACCAAGgaaacaaattcaaaatgtcATATCGTTAAGCGTGCGTAAAGCTGTGTGCTCGTCAACAGGAAACATAAAAAGCTAGCTGAATACACACGAAATAAAGAATACACATTTTAGTGCACCTTGCTTCAAACCAACATCCATGAATGATCGAACGTCTGTAGAGAGGGGGTCTGTTCCGAGCCCTACTTTGTAATATTCTAAGTCGCTTTCAATGTCTGAGAAATCTTTCCAATTTGCACGGATCGTGTATGTGTCGGCTTGATAGTCAAGGTCAACCTGCAATGTTAAACGTGGAGTGTTTCGCAGTTACTGTTTATGGAAATGCATGCTTTCCCTGTGTTTTTCATTGACTTATTTTACTGTCATGCTGGTGTTcttgataatatatattatccACAATGAGATGGTCACGTGACCTAGTAATCGCGCAAACGgactaaattttatttaatatatgtacatgaagtATATCcaataaaaaacatgatatactctatatattatagttttgtTTCCACATTATTTGATCACCTATTTCagaattaaaactgttaaagaacgatatatatacaaaaaacgAGCCGTTTTGTTTATATCTGACACTAAACTGTAATCGGTTATCGGCTAAACAAAAGTGCCATTAAAAGGTAAGCATTCGTCTTTTATAAGAAAGTGACCAGATAACTAGAATACTAGGTTGATTACAAGTGCCGTGGATGGAAGAAGtgtatctggcaaggcggagaaATTGATCGGATAAACATACAAACTGCATTGATGTAGATTATCGCCTTATAATACAATTTTTGCTAAATATAGTACCCCGCAAAAATGATAATCGTTTCCACCCGCAAGATTATCACTGCACATGAGAGCGATTATTGCCCAACGAAGACGAGCACTTGtatcatgacgtcattttcacgaaTATAAAAATGGCCGACGAATACCTGGTAGGCAAACATTAATACAAGCAAAGCTTTTAAGGGATTTAACCAGAACTATCAGTGCAAGGAAAGTGAAATTAGTTTCACCGTTCATGACACCTTCAAAGTTTCAGTATCCTGTAATTCCGGACCGTACCGGATGATTACATCCGGTGAAGGTAAAAAAGCAGTGAGACAAAGACATGTTTTGTTACCTTTTTACTGAGAAATGTTAATAATTCCAGTGAAATGGCTATGGTCATTCAAGCCAAGAAACTCATGAAACTTCTCTTAGGCTTGGTGGACTCAAGCAGTGctcatatattaaaatgaacgTCAAAATCAGCcgatgttaaataaatatttaaagtaattttgCCGTCTAATACCAAAGCACGCGTGAAAAGGATTGCTATTTTAACTTCCAATTACTCGTTATTTTTAATAGCATTTGCACTTTCAAGCCAATTTTTTATGTctcatattttaacattaaagacTTTCTTctaattaaacaatatatgtaaatatacattttaattttcaaaaccggtttaaatatttgacaactgacataacatatgtattatatagatTAAGACATGGGTAACAATGACGTTCAGTTGATAATTGACCCATACAAGTACTTACCCGCGGGCAATTATGCTTCCTACTGGGTCAATTATGAACCGAAGTTGATTGTCAACCAtgtataatttatcattatatcaATCAAATATAGCTTAAGCAATTAagacaataatatattaaattcgAACATTCCAAAAAATCCACCTTGCTTTCCCAGTTTCCATCCAAAACGTGACCTCCATAGGGTGGTGACCTGTCTACGATAAATTGTTTTGACACGATTGCACTCGGGATATCTGCATTGTTTATCGCCTGTAATAATTCAATTACAATATTAACATACTTACATTTTGTTGCATTGGTACACAAATTCCATCTTTCATTCATAGGTTGATACTAtttctttctttacattttcaaaatttgacaaAAGGTTACCTGCACCAAAATAAAGTATTCATGGCCATCAAGAATATTTAATTCCCGAAGATCAATGTCCAAGATATCTGAGTAATACTTCGCCATAGATAATGTATCCACCATGATGCCGCTTGATCCGATTCCGACATTGTAATAACTAATTCCGCTGTGATCGTCATAAAAACCAACAAGTCTTATGTTAATTGTGTCACTGCTGTAATATGCATGTTGTTGGTCAAAGTGAATGATACCCTCCTTTGGTGGTGATGTGTCCGTTACAAACACCGTGGAAACAGCCACTGACGAATGTTCGAAATGGTCTGAtcctgaaaaaatattgatgaatGTCTATGTGAAGCATGGTCCTGATTTCCTTATCCTTTTAAGTTGTACATATTACAACATGCTACGAAGCAACCTATAACATAGCAACGCTAATTCGTATTTGTTTTGATGTATATTGCAATACCTAGATGACTTGATTGTTTATATATGgcagttttggttaaatgaatatatagtTCGATACTTGAATATTGATTCTTACCGTTGATAGTAAAATAAACAGAGGTGCCATCAGCGATGGCAGGTAGAGATAACACGGCAGCAGTTTCTCCTCCTGTGTTACGGAAAGACACAATATCGTCTCTCTTAGGACTGTTGCCTGTAAAACCAGCATAACGAGTAAATAACGAACGAGAACATATAGACTAAGCAAAACTTTATCGTTATAGAATCTCTGTTCAATGATTTGAAgtattttaagttaataaataatttaattcttcCTTACATATTGAATACAAGTTTGCAGAATAGTCTGAAACGTATTATAAGAATGTCACTGCACAACATGTAGCATTATCGTTTATATGACCGAGTAATTATTTGTTGTATCGATACATTCGGAATTTATACGCACCAACGCCGATTGCGTAATGTTGTATGTTATCTGGATATCCTAATAGAGTTGCGCCTGTTTCTTTATTAAAAGGTTCCCATGTTATAACAACATGATCGATGTCAGGTATATACCCATTGACgttttgaacattaatttttCCAGGGATTGGAGCCgtgttacttaaaataaatccGTCACTGCAAGACCGAATTTCGCCCAATGTTTCAGAAAACCATTCCCTTTCAACAACAGTCGTGTTCGACGAAACACACAAGTAGAATGGTGTATCAAGGAACACATCGGTTTCATTGAAAATAGCAAAACCATCCGTTGTGACCTTTTTCGTTAAACAATCTACATCTGTGTCGCATTCATCGGGTACATGGCGTGATGTCATCAAATACCAAATAACGTTACGTTCATTGGCATGCATAACTGCTGCAGCTGGCCTTAATTTACTCGTTCCAAAGTCAAGTTCATTGTCATGTAGGATAGTATACATGTCGCCAACATCCGAACTGTGAATGATCTAATAAAGATACAGAAATAAGTCTCAATACGAATATGAAAACGATTGAGGTTTCTTTGATATGTTTAAGCGACACCAAATTCTTAAGTGTAAGGGCATTTCGAAATTGGAGGGTTACCGATTGGATTTGCGTCCAAGATCCCGATCTTGTATCAAAGTCGTAAACAACATTTGCGTCGTAAGTACCAAAATCTAACTTTGTTAGCTTTTTGCAGCTACTCATTAGTTGTCCGCTGATGGAGTATGCTTTAATACAAGCATACGATGAAATATGTCCATGGACAGGCAGTACCACACAGTCTTCAACCTAAGATATAAATACTCATGtaagaaagtgttaattatTTCAGGATAATGTCATGTTTATTAAGGTAGTGCTCCAAATGTATGACCATTGACACAAGCACtatagaaaatatatgtattacaatATGTCCACAAATATTACCAAACCATATTCTTACCGTTATATCGATAGAGTCATTGGTAATAGATTTCCATGTGAAAAGAGTTCTTCGACCCTCTGCGTCATGAGCTAACGTCCATTGATAGAATGCCGTAACAATATCATTATCCTCAACTGACCAATGTAACTTGACCTGAACGCACGTGCCTCCAAGCAATAGAGATGCTTCGTTTATTCGCAAAACGGGGTTCAAAAGCCGTTCAAAAGAAAACTCATTTGATTGTACCGGTTTTACACATTCCAGTTTTAAACAGACCTGTACTTCAGCAATATACTTCTGGCTGCTTATCAAGTTAAGCTCTTTTAGAATTGCATAACTGCTATTGATTTGCGGTTGGAAAGGTACAATAAACGTCTTTTGCTCTCCTAGGATTGAATCCCTTTCGCTGACGCCAACGTTGTATGCTAGCTCAACGTTTTTATAAAGAGATGCCAGATGCTCAGGAAGAAACTTCCAGCTAACAACTAATTGTTTAGCCTGAGGAAGAACGTTctgaactgggcataaagtgagATAAAAAACCAAAACGTCACGCTCAATGGTTTGTTTTTCAACTTCTATGACCAATGCCGGTCTGTTCACAAATGGTCTAATGAATGTTTCATTGCCATCTGCTGAGACAATTCCATCGTCTGAAGTTACAACAGCTTTGTATGGAGTGTTGATTATATAACGTTGGCCAACATGCAGCGGTTTATTAATGGTCACACGCGCTGAGTTGTTTGCTAAGGTAAAATGGTATGTATTTGCAATTTGACTGGTGCAGTCATACCCAATACTGACGGACAGTGAATGCGTTATTTCGTCTTTGTCTAAAACCATTATGCCATCAGAAAAAGAAACTGAAACTCCTCCGGTGCCGTATGACCTTAACAAGAAAACGTATTTGATATGTGGTCGGATATCAATTGAGTGTATGCAATACGAGTTGCTGTTGCTTATGAGTTGGAAATTCAATACGTCATCAGTAGCATTTGAGAGTCCTACTCCTACTTCCAAAGCTAATTTATCCTGGTGTAAGAAACCTTGCCAACTTGCACAAAGCACTTCCTTCGTAAAATGAGCGTCAACGTCCATATTACAGAAAAATTGTATCAAACAATGTGATTACTAGTGAGAAATATTACCTTCTTCCTCAAGGATATAGGCCTTTCTGACAAtgagatttatttttttctattactgACTGATCTACGAGGGGCGCTCATTTACGATGTGATCAAACCCACATGGCCATGTAGTGGAACccttttttgtatttctatttattctctcaattttattttacacttgTGTCGGAAGTGTTCTTGATTCCTCGGTGAACCAAAATGTAGGCCTTCTTCGATGGAAAAAATTTACAGTCGCAATCAATGCTTCTCTGTTGCATATTTGTTTCCATCAAGCATTTTCTTCAAGTCACTGAGAGCAAGGTCAAAACTGTAAGGAAAATGTTGACGAGTTGTTAACAAGTTggttttcaacaaattctatgTTTCGGTGGCTATATATGCCTGCGCATTACATATCGTACAAATTGAACACATAACTTCTAAAGGCCGTGACcacatttgcatttaaattttggGAAACTAACATCAGCATAGTATTTTTCGGTGACGGTGCGACCCAGTTATCGCAAAATAATTATGGCCATCACATTTCCAGCTAAAGACAACCCATTGAACATCTTTGGGGGGAAGGAGAACCAGTGCAAAGACAAGCTCTTACCCAATGTTTAGACTGCATATTGGATTAAAACTCAAAATGATGATTACATATATCATATTGCCTCTTGATAACTGTTTAAGCACATATCTAGCACCAACCTTGTACATGCCCATTTTAAACCCTTGGAGATTCGAAATATATAAGCAACTTCTAGCAAAGTGACTTTAAAGTCATTCATGCTATGGGAACGTTTTTAGTTGGGTCACTATGGCTGTTTGACGCCCATTGCATATGTTTCTTATGTTAATGGTAATGATGTTAACTAAATATTCCAAGCGTCTTGTCTGCAATGTAAAGTGCGtgttattttctataaatacatTGAAATCCAATACAACATTCCATATAATAATTCAACTATTTAACTAAGGGCTTTTCATTATAACAATTGATATACAGCTTTTGCGTTAAAAATAAACGCAATTGTACTTCCTGAATATTGCTTGTGAAAGATGCTACCATTTAAACGTACGCTTTTAACAGATGCTCATCAGTGTTCGCTGTGGAAAAATATAGTGTCATTATAAAGCAAAGAATAAAAACTATGATTCCTATCGTTTTGATTCTCTCTTTTCAATCAATCATTGATTGCGCATGGTGGTCTGGGGATGATAAATGCGAAGGTCTCGGCCAGTGTGATTGGTTTCAATGGGAAGCATGGACTCCGTGTTCTAAAACATGTGGTGGGGGTCGGAGATACCGTAAACGAAGTTTGTGTTGTGATCCTGACTGGAGTTATGATAAATGTTTAAGGGAATGTAAGTTAGAAAATAGAGGGTCAGAGGGATCAGAGTGCAACGCGATTTGTTACAACGGAGGCTCCTACTCTCAGTACCGATGTAGCTGTCCTGATCATATTTATGGCACATGTTGTGAAAACGGTAATACCTTTATTTCGTTTCAAAGATTACCGTAGCaaaaaaactgttatatatatataacaatgtttgACATTAACAGATTCGTAGGTGGGTGCTATTATGCCAACA encodes:
- the LOC128223597 gene encoding uncharacterized protein LOC128223597, which encodes MDVDAHFTKEVLCASWQGFLHQDKLALEVGVGLSNATDDVLNFQLISNSNSYCIHSIDIRPHIKYVFLLRSYGTGGVSVSFSDGIMVLDKDEITHSLSVSIGYDCTSQIANTYHFTLANNSARVTINKPLHVGQRYIINTPYKAVVTSDDGIVSADGNETFIRPFVNRPALVIEVEKQTIERDVLVFYLTLCPVQNVLPQAKQLVVSWKFLPEHLASLYKNVELAYNVGVSERDSILGEQKTFIVPFQPQINSSYAILKELNLISSQKYIAEVQVCLKLECVKPVQSNEFSFERLLNPVLRINEASLLLGGTCVQVKLHWSVEDNDIVTAFYQWTLAHDAEGRRTLFTWKSITNDSIDITVEDCVVLPVHGHISSYACIKAYSISGQLMSSCKKLTKLDFGTYDANVVYDFDTRSGSWTQIQSIIHSSDVGDMYTILHDNELDFGTSKLRPAAAVMHANERNVIWYLMTSRHVPDECDTDVDCLTKKVTTDGFAIFNETDVFLDTPFYLCVSSNTTVVEREWFSETLGEIRSCSDGFILSNTAPIPGKINVQNVNGYIPDIDHVVITWEPFNKETGATLLGYPDNIQHYAIGVGNSPKRDDIVSFRNTGGETAAVLSLPAIADGTSVYFTINGSDHFEHSSVAVSTVFVTDTSPPKEGIIHFDQQHAYYSSDTINIRLVGFYDDHSGISYYNVGIGSSGIMVDTLSMAKYYSDILDIDLRELNILDGHEYFILVQAINNADIPSAIVSKQFIVDRSPPYGGHVLDGNWESKVDLDYQADTYTIRANWKDFSDIESDLEYYKVGLGTDPLSTDVRSFMDVGLKQDIMWNGPFITGEKYYTTVQSCNKAGLCTQKSSDGIILDNSPPIMGRVQAGSGVRHSRYLPLNTSLRIQWAGFEDPQSDINHFEVCLGRQKSMCDIVPTSNALLQSYMIKSNISLPINMPIFATVWAFNGVGMNVSSASDAILVDITAPYNRIKPSIMLEYNTITNNSAQWEKSIISVFWEFLDDESPILNHELSLFTHHEGHTPFERVHIGSEKHYTINLDGRNWLHNGDNYFIVITSCNAAGLCSTERTNDILIDSTPPHQGGLKPQMLWENYRDTSGLHSNVSITWYGFYDQESGIDRYYVTVSRYFSKQELSGGVLIQNHENSSVEQHGNFTLQEALKPDDLIIVSVWTTNSVGLNSSVARVSLFALSSMPSSVNIENQRGILELEKHSCDVHFCNKDCTCAVVGKPCIEAETNMSCVEIDAFNSTDSDLTRFVVFGGLHSKPLTLTASSACLAGHWTKIEHSRKDPDIHRFEWSIGIHNQPHGEGIFDLQKEFPWVDIGLRQEFVHCLPINRSLIHGELYDIYVKTWYGPSKFAIFTSESIKIDLTPPNVRRGRYIIEGMDDCSTDLDFIYWTGQISACWSGVFSEQQSDIHHYLVALGASPNVDDVFKSENMGLKTNISIGNLTLEHAVRYYFTVTAVNTAGLHTSVSSDGFIIDTTPPSDGVVYNTNAYKNVAYQSSVTSLGISWHGFQDHCSGIKSYYVAVGEKHEPPYSSTNFTQVYLKTSVTFKDLNLLPGSVYYGVVKAIDAAGHESDVIVSPGVIIDSSPPKGYNCDQFEDTGVTELLDDSKNNWTKTVVAKLDKDEVYKIEGSIKNTFVDSVILQINRFMTRIQTALNHKQIADFSYTFVSIEKGAQNITISVENNINNFKNILETIHLQRCVSFIENKTKALHVQQIRHDSVDVTAMIQDKESDLKMVHIGAGSTPGGFQIQPLTAIHANIMSVIVKGHLVHAMKVYTTVIAENNAGLTSVFKSTEPIIIDHTSPIITDLEALATVVYVNESGEIDSRVQINATWNALDDESDIKQCTCSIGMLPNNNNIQEQWYADTLSSCESNLLQLKHGNKVWVNINCVNNVELATTKTVASNTVSIDVISSNQATVNILPVNEGLISSIPLTVGPTKIQSNTSLVQISWSGFEDTSGIDFYEYCISDERNATIVDWTNVLLKTVATARGLTLHNTETLNVSVRATNTGHHRSEAVHASFFTISQPPALSGSPMFVTRNEHLIHIDWEQAFDTLPEIPVVYSLVVGSREGFTDILDIDYYSGHTYDIVAPSSTLISPKITELFFTITCTYPTGMSSVYRTIFTL